AATCCAGACCCCTTTTCTGCATTGGTGGAAAGTGTTCTTAGTCAACAAGTATCTTCAAAGGCAGCCGAAACAATAATAAATAGGTTACTACAAAAGATTGGTAAAATAACTCCGGAAAATTTGTTAAATATAGGGGAAGAAGAAATCAGGGAATGTGGAATATCCTTAAGAAAAGTTCAATATATTAAAAAAATAGCCCAGTGGGCAAAAGAGAAAAAAGTGGATTTTACTTCTTTAGATAAACTATCAGACAAAGAGGTTATCCAAAAGTTAACGGCACTTCCGGGGGTAGGACAGTGGACTGCAGAAATGCTCCTTATTTTCTCATTAGGGAGAAAAGATATAGTTAGTTTTAATGATTTAGGAATTCGTAAAGGGATGATGAAATTATATAATCTAGAAAAATTAACAAAGGAAGAGTTTATGGAGTATAAAAATAGATATTCTCCCTATGGGACTATAGCATCCTT
This region of Anaerobranca californiensis DSM 14826 genomic DNA includes:
- a CDS encoding DNA-3-methyladenine glycosylase family protein, with amino-acid sequence MEFKYGKKEREYLKETDPLLGKVIDEIGHIKRTINPDPFSALVESVLSQQVSSKAAETIINRLLQKIGKITPENLLNIGEEEIRECGISLRKVQYIKKIAQWAKEKKVDFTSLDKLSDKEVIQKLTALPGVGQWTAEMLLIFSLGRKDIVSFNDLGIRKGMMKLYNLEKLTKEEFMEYKNRYSPYGTIASFYLWELNSKF